The window tcaTTCACATTAATATTCTTACCTGTCCCGTAACAAAATGAAGGGTGTAATTTCCTTCTTGCGGTACGTTTCTTTTTACAATATCGTATAAGTCTTTAGCGTTTACTCTTGAAGGTAATTTTACTAAATGTGGATAACCGAACAGTTTTGTTCCTTTACGATTGTTCGTCGTTTCGTTAGTCGTATCCTGTCGCAAAACCAATGGAACATTTAAAATCCTAATCGCAGGTCGACCAGTTTGATCTATTTTAACAAAGGACGATGCGGTCATGTACGTTGAACACACCGAACACATTTGAGGTTCCGTTTGATTCTTGAAGTAATTCTGTtaagttgaaatataaaataacgattTAGAGTTATTATATGCACGAAGAAATGTCAcgttttacaataaaatatcaGTTTATAGAAAAGCGATTAAATTAAGCACAGTAATGTATAATATAGTACCCTCAGTATACAGCAGCCTCAGATTAGTCTGAATTGAGTTCCAGAACATAAACTGTCTGGCTTGCGGATTGTACTCAAATAGCGAATCGTACGGGTTTCCATCTTTTCGTTCCAAAACGCCTCTACTTCAACCGAAGCTTCCTGGGCTAATTGATAACGCAAAGCTATTTCTGGTTCCCGTACCTACCCATTACGGTACCGTCCGGCTAGAACGTTTAGCGATTTAACCTCAGACCTTCCCGAGGTGAAACGGTGGTAACCTATGTACCTCGCTTGTACACCCCTACCGCTAGATTGAAGCTGCCGTTTTCATCATTGGGTTTTCATAATTATATAAGAACAATAACAGAGAGAGTTAAAACTTTAAATAAagacttttaataatttaatattctatattGCTTTTAACGATGTACCATTAAAATActaattttaagaaatataaaatgatatttaccTCGATACAAGTATCACATATAACAAAGTTGCAGCTGTTCCCGCTGTGCCTCTTTAAACCTCCATCCAATTCCTCGAGACAAATCATGCACTGGATTTCCTCTCCGGTAACTGCACATTTCTGACAGTTATCGGTGTCCATTACACGATCTCCACCACCGTCTGGCACTGAAGTGTACGCGTCAGGAGGTTCCGTGAGTTCAAAGGCGTATATAGATCGATTCGTATCATTGATGTGTCTCAACAGTGTATTGTCATCCTTAAATTTAAAACCTTGGTGTACAATCCAACTGTGATATTTCCGTCTAGTGCGATAAGCTACAGCAAGCAAGATACATAATTCTCAATACCTACGGTGCAAGGGTAAAAATAATATAGTCGACGAGTGATGGCCAAAGTGTGCCAATAAcagacaaataaataataaaaaaaataaaaaaatgaaaggtaAAAGATAGAAACGTGCAGGAACATGAAACTGAGTCTGTATGATGGAATGTAGCCTCGTAACTAAACTTTGCGCTACGAGAGTGTTCTTCCACAACGTTTGCTCTTGGAGGGCAGTATCAACGATTACCGAGACTACTCGATAAGCCGTCTTCTTCACCCTccgtaacttttttttttaattagaaccCACGCACcgtgtttttttttcatatcaaatgaagtagaatttaattatattcctACTAGAAACAAAGGATGACAcacttaaaattttacattacattattatgTATGTACCTATTAGATCtactaaatttttcaattagcgATTGAACTGAAAACGTGCATTACTAAAGAATCGACTATCACATATTTTATGACAGACTAACGTTTATATGCTTACCAAAATCTTTGATATATGATTTTCTAAAACTTCAGCAAGTGCAATGTTTGCTATTGCAATGTTTTCTTTGCCAAGTATTTTTAACAACTCCTCCTTTAATTTTCCAATGCGCGACTGCTTGTTTAATGAAACAACGCACCTTATAGGTTGATCACCGTTCGCAGGAACATACGTAACGTTTAATTGCCTCTCCATTGCGTGAGGTAACGGCACTGATAAATACATAAAAGGTTCGTAGGTAACGGAAACGTGTTTGCAAACCGCGCAAACAACCTAAAACAGAAACGACgtgaattttgaatttatattataaaaggttaaacaatgaaagtttaaaaatcTATATGTATCAGCAGAATGAGACCTGATTCTTATACTTCTCGAAACAAGAAGGTACAGCTACTGAATATTATTATAGGAGACATTTTACGGTAAGAACCAATGATTAATTGTTACCCCAACGTACAGTCTCCATAAAATGTAAAATCTATAAGACGCGATAGGTCTTTACCTTGCTTTTAAACTGACCCTGAAAAGTATCGACAATAATACTCCTATTAGACCTCAAATGCTTCGCCCAATGTTTATCTGCCTCAATTTCATCTTGCGCTGCAATAGCGCCATTTCCAAAACTCTGTGAAATTCTTGTACATTGTGAACTAATACTTCCCTGACCGTCGCGTTTATGATTTTTCTCTTGATCGTCGAGCCTCATACGTTTTACGTTACATTTTTCTAAACCATTATCATATTCTATGTCAGAACCGCTCGATACGTAATCCACACCACAATTGACCTTTTGAATGTTaacttcttttattcttttgacGCTAATACTTTTATTGTCAAAATCATGATTCTCCATTAAATTTGAATTGTCCAAAGGCATACGTCGGACATTATCTTTCGGAAATTTTTGGGAATCATAGTGAATCTCGTTGTTACATTCTTGTTGTGTCACTAAGAAATTTGCGTTACTAGTTTTCGCTTCTTTATGAATATCATAAAGACCATGATACTTCGGAACGTTTTTCGAAAGTTCGATTAGAGTATCCAGCCTTAAAGAGGGCGATACTTCGCTTTCCTTTTCATCAACTTTATTATGGATAAAAGTGTTTGTTTTCTCTTCGATGACTTCGTCAGAATCAAGTGTTTCTTCATCCTCATCGCCATCGTTCAAAGGTGACTCTCGTGGCGAATTCATAATACTATCTATTTCACCGATCGGTGAACCTAAAtctgagaaataaaataacattttatgaAGATTTTACGCTTCATCGATCTAcgcttaaattttaataaatctcttTACCTCTTGGTGAACCAGCCATTGTAACATTCGGACTATTTGGACATTCTGGCGATGGTAAGCAATCATACATTTCTAACAGATCTGTGTTACAATTCGAATTGCTATTGGCAGTGACTGAGGACACAGTTTTCccatttgaattttcaattgaattaatCGAATTGGCAGTGGTTGTAGACGATGGAGTTTGacaattttttgtatattttgctGTATTCATTTGTTCGTGTAAAGAATCCAATAAAAGCGCAAGAAATTCTTGACAATCATGCTGTTGATTGTTATTATTCTCACTGATTATTAAGATcttttagtaataatttttaatgaattatgCAAGTTTACCTGTCTATAATCTTTAAATTGCGAGTGATATGCCCCTAAAGTTTGCTTAAACTCGGTTGGCCTTAGTACGCTGTATCTACCGGACCACATTTTGCCAAGTAGTACACTGAAGTGTGCCATCAATGAACCAGGAGGAGGTAGTTTCTCCCCTTTTTGCTGCAAGTCTAAAAAATGTCGCAGGACAGGTGGGGTTGCAGTTAAACATTGCAAACCAGCAGCCATAAAGCAAGTGTTACCCAAATTACGAAGACCGCACACTCCAGCGCGTAAAACTACATCTTCTATCAAaatgaatagaaataaataatattagctgctccataattttggcaattcaatttattcaaaatataacaTCTGAGCTCACCCATTGGAGAATCATCTTGAGAATCTCCACCTTCTGAAAACAAATTATTTAGGGCTGGAGTACCAGGAGGTAAAAATGGACCATGCTCTATGCCAGTTCCACTATCACTGATAGGATCTGCACCGACATCTGTAAAATCATTTAAACCAGGTGGTGGTGGAAGTGGAATGGCATAATCTGACGTAGAACTATTTGCTTCGGTCCtatgataaaatttattaaactgtATTAACAATATAAATCATTATGCATAGtagttaatgaatttttataaatgacaTTGACCCTACCATGTGTCTTCTATGCCCATGTTAACTTCAGATGAAAGTAATTTATCCTCTTGAAGAGTAAGAGTATGATCTAAAGAAGATGTTAACGGACTAAGGCCAGTGGAATCTAACACCTCTGATATCTCTGCAACCTCAGGCAGGTAAAAAATTTCAGACGATCCGATCATTGAAATATCTTCTACTTCTGAGACATCCACCTTATTGTCCATTCAGATAATAAAATACCAAATACCACCTAAAAGTACAAATCTACAATAAATATAGAGGTTCTTTTTTATTAGAACATTAAGATCAATAACGAATAAgtgtaaaaaatatatgtacgGTGGAgagaaaaattacaattaaaaattttgaaaacattgtttaaactaaataaaatgaTCAAATGGTCAAATAACTTTGAAATCATTCTAACCTAAGATGTCGGGAACGATTACCGCGAATTCTTCGATGTCCTATTCTTATAAGGTGGTCAAATCTTggagaaataattattattggtaTGTAGATTTTGTTGCTTTTCGAGAATATGATTATAGTATATTGGCTGATACACTGATCAATATGGAAGAAACTGAATTCTGTAGTCTATATAAAAGTACAACTAGACCTTGCCCACTCAAATGGTAATCATCCTGCAACGTTGCAATAACATAAATTGAACATAAGTTTTCACATAAAAGTACACTACTTTGTGTTTAACGTATGTATGTAGATgaataaaaaaacaatattGGCTTACTTTAGAGAAAGATCC is drawn from Osmia lignaria lignaria isolate PbOS001 chromosome 14, iyOsmLign1, whole genome shotgun sequence and contains these coding sequences:
- the LOC117607366 gene encoding uncharacterized protein LOC117607366 isoform X2; translated protein: MDNKVDVSEVEDISMIGSSEIFYLPEVAEISEVLDSTGLSPLTSSLDHTLTLQEDKLLSSEVNMGIEDTWTEANSSTSDYAIPLPPPPGLNDFTDVGADPISDSGTGIEHGPFLPPGTPALNNLFSEGGDSQDDSPMEDVVLRAGVCGLRNLGNTCFMAAGLQCLTATPPVLRHFLDLQQKGEKLPPPGSLMAHFSVLLGKMWSGRYSVLRPTEFKQTLGAYHSQFKDYRQHDCQEFLALLLDSLHEQMNTAKYTKNCQTPSSTTTANSINSIENSNGKTVSSVTANSNSNCNTDLLEMYDCLPSPECPNSPNVTMAGSPRDLGSPIGEIDSIMNSPRESPLNDGDEDEETLDSDEVIEEKTNTFIHNKVDEKESEVSPSLRLDTLIELSKNVPKYHGLYDIHKEAKTSNANFLVTQQECNNEIHYDSQKFPKDNVRRMPLDNSNLMENHDFDNKSISVKRIKEVNIQKVNCGVDYVSSGSDIEYDNGLEKCNVKRMRLDDQEKNHKRDGQGSISSQCTRISQSFGNGAIAAQDEIEADKHWAKHLRSNRSIIVDTFQGQFKSKVVCAVCKHVSVTYEPFMYLSVPLPHAMERQLNVTYVPANGDQPIRCVVSLNKQSRIGKLKEELLKILGKENIAIANIALAEVLENHISKILDDNTLLRHINDTNRSIYAFELTEPPDAYTSVPDGGGDRVMDTDNCQKCAVTGEEIQCMICLEELDGGLKRHSGNSCNFVICDTCIENYFKNQTEPQMCSVCSTYMTASSFVKIDQTGRPAIRILNVPLVLRQDTTNETTNNRKGTKLFGYPHLVKLPSRVNAKDLYDIVKRNVPQEGNYTLHFVTGQGHHCSRCIYTAHCTGCSVPESGVVILHTGDTLAVRYTEHVPKIAPPIDHISVSKQRPHHPLSLYDCLQAFSQSASEINVLQKHSRFIDIPSSS
- the LOC117607366 gene encoding uncharacterized protein LOC117607366 isoform X1, producing MDNKVDVSEVEDISMIGSSEIFYLPEVAEISEVLDSTGLSPLTSSLDHTLTLQEDKLLSSEVNMGIEDTWTEANSSTSDYAIPLPPPPGLNDFTDVGADPISDSGTGIEHGPFLPPGTPALNNLFSEGGDSQDDSPMEDVVLRAGVCGLRNLGNTCFMAAGLQCLTATPPVLRHFLDLQQKGEKLPPPGSLMAHFSVLLGKMWSGRYSVLRPTEFKQTLGAYHSQFKDYRQHDCQEFLALLLDSLHEQMNTAKYTKNCQTPSSTTTANSINSIENSNGKTVSSVTANSNSNCNTDLLEMYDCLPSPECPNSPNVTMAGSPRDLGSPIGEIDSIMNSPRESPLNDGDEDEETLDSDEVIEEKTNTFIHNKVDEKESEVSPSLRLDTLIELSKNVPKYHGLYDIHKEAKTSNANFLVTQQECNNEIHYDSQKFPKDNVRRMPLDNSNLMENHDFDNKSISVKRIKEVNIQKVNCGVDYVSSGSDIEYDNGLEKCNVKRMRLDDQEKNHKRDGQGSISSQCTRISQSFGNGAIAAQDEIEADKHWAKHLRSNRSIIVDTFQGQFKSKVVCAVCKHVSVTYEPFMYLSVPLPHAMERQLNVTYVPANGDQPIRCVVSLNKQSRIGKLKEELLKILGKENIAIANIALAEVLENHISKILDDNTLLRHINDTNRSIYAFELTEPPDAYTSVPDGGGDRVMDTDNCQKCAVTGEEIQCMICLEELDGGLKRHSGNSCNFVICDTCIENYFKNQTEPQMCSVCSTYMTASSFVKIDQTGRPAIRILNVPLVLRQDTTNETTNNRKGTKLFGYPHLVKLPSRVNAKDLYDIVKRNVPQEGNYTLHFVTGQGHHCSRCIYTAHCTGCSVPESGVVILHTGDTLAVRYTEHVPKIAPPIDHISVSKQRPHHPLSLYDCLQAFSQSETLDEHNPWFCPKCERNQCATKTLTVHRYPKFLIVYLKRFVFYECASMKLDDKVTFPLVGLSVGQHLYDLYACVCHFGGVSAGHYTAYAKNPRTDVWYYYNDEITSRQKPQDEDFSNAYILFYSRQGTNLKPCNI